In Daphnia magna isolate NIES unplaced genomic scaffold, ASM2063170v1.1 Dm_contigs316, whole genome shotgun sequence, one DNA window encodes the following:
- the LOC123468187 gene encoding uncharacterized protein LOC123468187: protein MFTLSDVLSDWRYFDVAVVRFAEIAFRNPVSRYRRLNVSDRRLFATLLNDAKVTGTSLDFTPFSGEVWELDFYYSTYPGYAKYRDFYSHNYARLLWWLESGEDVYHPSPRRSDFHSEVLFSTVEARLAARLVALEVLNLWGRIRNLKPYNFFLCQLQSEGIIG, encoded by the exons ATGTTCACCCTTTCCGATGTATTGTCCGACTGGCGGTATTTTGACGTTGCCGTTGTGCGCTTCGCTGAGATTGCCTTCCGTAATCCTGTGAGCCGGTACCGTCGCCTGAATGTAAGTGATCGGAGGCTGTTTGCCACACTCCTAAACGATGCTAAGGTTACGGGTACCTCTTTGGATTTTACACCGTTTTCAGGGGAAGTTTGGGAATTGGACTTCTATTACAG TACGTATCCCGGCTACGCGAAGTATCGCGATTTTTATTCCCACAACTATGCTAGACTTCTGTGGTGGCTTGAGTCAGGTGAGGATGTTTATCATCCGTCCCCCCGACGTTCCGACTTCCATTCAGAGGTTTTGTTCTCCACGGTGGAGGCTCGGCTGGCAGCCCGACTGGTCGCGCTGGAAGTTTTGAACCTCTGGGGGAGAATCCGGAATCTGAAgccttataattttttcctttgtcaATTGCAATCCG AGGGCATCATAGGCTAA